The Toxorhynchites rutilus septentrionalis strain SRP chromosome 3, ASM2978413v1, whole genome shotgun sequence genome includes a region encoding these proteins:
- the LOC129775733 gene encoding myogenesis-regulating glycosidase-like isoform X2 gives MALKVTRKCIFYTALAVIIGTAALAITLVLLLRDDEEIMKRYEFSNSDLVIQVQEQPDHRYILSLISDGIPIQRITFDHDFTDDSVLVSTDRGIRLEGNGQRIEITDIEDTDQFSFISITRKLRKGQIISDVVHTGDHVRGKEIQWYGGPEQMEQLYPVQKLRFEDYAYIPKELHSAAISERYWLNSAGVFLYVEKEVPLFIDQDEATLRLTAKKELPYYSYDEIFEFNYRIGVAKNAKEAHVKAVDKVLNQPVGIPDERMVRHPIWSTWVRYRRPISQQTVLDFASEIKERGFKNAQLDIDDFWESCYGSLVFDSISFPNVTELTEQLKEMGFRVTLWIHPFINKNCQPWYTEALSKGFLVKSHNESIGYNTKWWNSVENEASYINFNNPAAVEWFRLRLKELQEQGIDSFKFDAGEPSWAPADPDVEGSKVLSPTSLTTNYVRMCAELGPMIEIRTGWTTQDLPVFVRMIDLDTRWGMNNGLQSLIPTMLQMNLNGYPFVLPDMIGGNVYGDDILTKELFVRWLQANTFMPSMQFSKTPWDIDEESIELTRVFTQLHEDYSDYILQRMRITVTEGTPVNPPIWWLDPDDEEALKISDEYLLGEDILVAPVLTEFATTRDVYLPGGTWRDGNTNQYIALFHQKHVPNEVKYVTSRVVSIS, from the exons ATGGCGCTAAAAGTGACGCGAAAATGTATATTCTACACGGCGTTGGCGGTGATAATCGGAACTGCAGCACTCGCGATAACATTAGTGTTGCTTCTGCGAGACGACGAGGAGATAATGAAGCGTTACGAGTTTAGTAATAGTGACTTGGTGATACAGGTGCAGGAACAACCCGATCATCGATATATTTTGAGTTTGATAAGTG ATGGTATACCGATTCAGCGCATCACATTCGATCACGACTTTACCGACGATTCGGTGCTAGTATCGACCGACCGAGGTATCCGATTGGAAGGCAACGGTCAACGAATCGAGATAACTGACATCGAAGACACGGATCAATTTTCATTCATCAGTATCACCCGAAAACTCCGCAAAGGACAAATCATTTCGGATGTTGTTCATACCGGGGATCACGTTCGGGGAAAGGAGATCCAATGGTATGGTGGACCGGAACAAATGGAACAATTATATCCGGTACAGAAGCTAAGATTCGAAGATTATGCTTATATACCGAAAGAGCTACACAGTGCGGCTATATCGGAGAGGTACTGGTTGAACTCCGCGGGTGTGTTCCTATACGTGGAAAAAGAGGTACCTCTGTTTATAGATCAGGATGAGGCCACACTGAGATTGACGGCTAAGAAAGAACTGCCATACTATTCGTACGATGAGATTTTTGAGTTCAACTATCGCATTGGGGTGGCCAAGAATGCAAAAGAGGCACATGTTAAGGCGGTGGATAAGGTTTTGAATCAACCAGTGGGGATTCCCGATGAACGAATGGTTAGACACCCGATCTGGTCCACTTGGGTAAGGTATAGAAGACCGATTAGTCAACAGACGGTGTTGGATTTCGCTTCGGAAATCAAAGAGCGTGGATTTAAGAACGCTCAGCTGGATATCGATGACTTCTGGGAAAGTTGCTATGGATCACTAGTGTTCGACTCAATCTCTTTTCCGAACGTCACGGAACTGACGGAGCAGttaaaagaaatgggatttcgaGTAACCCTGTGGATACATCCATTCATCAATAAGAACTGTCAGCCGTGGTACACAGAGGCACTGAGTAAAGG TTTCCTCGTCAAGTCCCACAATGAATCCATTGGATATAACACCAAGTGGTGGAACAGCGTTGAAAATGAAGCATCCTACATCAACTTCAACAACCCGGCCGCTGTTGAATGGTTTCGGTTACGACTTAAAGAACTGCAAGAGCAAGGGATCGACAGTTTCAAATTTGATGCCGGTGAACCGAGCTGGGCTCCTGCCGATCCCGATGTCGAGGGCTCGAAAGTCTTGTCTCCGACGAGCTTAACCACCAACTATGTGCGTATGTGTGCCGAGCTAGGTCCGATGATCGAAATCCGAACCGGCTGGACGACCCAGGATTTGCCGGTATTTGTTAGGATGATTGATCTGGACACACGTTGGGGAATGAATAACGGATTGCAATCGCTGATTCCAACCATGCTGCAGATGAACCTCAACGGATATCCGTTCGTCCTGCCAGACATGATTGGGGGAAACGTCTACGGAGACGATATATTGACGAAGGAACTTTTCGTCAGATGGCTGCAGGCGAATACATTCATGCCCAGTATGCAGTTTTCGAAAACGCCGTGGGATATTGATGAGGAG AGCATTGAGTTGACTCGTGTTTTCACACAGCTGCACGAAGATTATTCTGACTATATTTTACAGCGCATGAGAATAACGGTCACTGAGGGAACTCCCGTGAACCCACCCATCTGGTGGTTAGATCCGGATGACGAAGAGGCGTTGAAAATCAGCGATG AATATctcctcggtgaggacatccTGGTGGCACCGGTTTTAACTGAATTTGCAACGACCCGTGATGTGTACCTGCCAGGGGGCACTTGGCGAGACGGAAATA CCAATCAATATATTGCCCTATTTCATCAAAAGCACGTTCCAAATGAGGTAAAATATGTTACCAGTCGGGTAGTTAGCATATCCTAG
- the LOC129775733 gene encoding myogenesis-regulating glycosidase-like isoform X1 has product MALKVTRKCIFYTALAVIIGTAALAITLVLLLRDDEEIMKRYEFSNSDLVIQVQEQPDHRYILSLISDGIPIQRITFDHDFTDDSVLVSTDRGIRLEGNGQRIEITDIEDTDQFSFISITRKLRKGQIISDVVHTGDHVRGKEIQWYGGPEQMEQLYPVQKLRFEDYAYIPKELHSAAISERYWLNSAGVFLYVEKEVPLFIDQDEATLRLTAKKELPYYSYDEIFEFNYRIGVAKNAKEAHVKAVDKVLNQPVGIPDERMVRHPIWSTWVRYRRPISQQTVLDFASEIKERGFKNAQLDIDDFWESCYGSLVFDSISFPNVTELTEQLKEMGFRVTLWIHPFINKNCQPWYTEALSKGFLVKSHNESIGYNTKWWNSVENEASYINFNNPAAVEWFRLRLKELQEQGIDSFKFDAGEPSWAPADPDVEGSKVLSPTSLTTNYVRMCAELGPMIEIRTGWTTQDLPVFVRMIDLDTRWGMNNGLQSLIPTMLQMNLNGYPFVLPDMIGGNVYGDDILTKELFVRWLQANTFMPSMQFSKTPWDIDEESIELTRVFTQLHEDYSDYILQRMRITVTEGTPVNPPIWWLDPDDEEALKISDEYLLGEDILVAPVLTEFATTRDVYLPGGTWRDGNTNHIYEGGQWIRMYPAPINILPYFIKSTFQMR; this is encoded by the exons ATGGCGCTAAAAGTGACGCGAAAATGTATATTCTACACGGCGTTGGCGGTGATAATCGGAACTGCAGCACTCGCGATAACATTAGTGTTGCTTCTGCGAGACGACGAGGAGATAATGAAGCGTTACGAGTTTAGTAATAGTGACTTGGTGATACAGGTGCAGGAACAACCCGATCATCGATATATTTTGAGTTTGATAAGTG ATGGTATACCGATTCAGCGCATCACATTCGATCACGACTTTACCGACGATTCGGTGCTAGTATCGACCGACCGAGGTATCCGATTGGAAGGCAACGGTCAACGAATCGAGATAACTGACATCGAAGACACGGATCAATTTTCATTCATCAGTATCACCCGAAAACTCCGCAAAGGACAAATCATTTCGGATGTTGTTCATACCGGGGATCACGTTCGGGGAAAGGAGATCCAATGGTATGGTGGACCGGAACAAATGGAACAATTATATCCGGTACAGAAGCTAAGATTCGAAGATTATGCTTATATACCGAAAGAGCTACACAGTGCGGCTATATCGGAGAGGTACTGGTTGAACTCCGCGGGTGTGTTCCTATACGTGGAAAAAGAGGTACCTCTGTTTATAGATCAGGATGAGGCCACACTGAGATTGACGGCTAAGAAAGAACTGCCATACTATTCGTACGATGAGATTTTTGAGTTCAACTATCGCATTGGGGTGGCCAAGAATGCAAAAGAGGCACATGTTAAGGCGGTGGATAAGGTTTTGAATCAACCAGTGGGGATTCCCGATGAACGAATGGTTAGACACCCGATCTGGTCCACTTGGGTAAGGTATAGAAGACCGATTAGTCAACAGACGGTGTTGGATTTCGCTTCGGAAATCAAAGAGCGTGGATTTAAGAACGCTCAGCTGGATATCGATGACTTCTGGGAAAGTTGCTATGGATCACTAGTGTTCGACTCAATCTCTTTTCCGAACGTCACGGAACTGACGGAGCAGttaaaagaaatgggatttcgaGTAACCCTGTGGATACATCCATTCATCAATAAGAACTGTCAGCCGTGGTACACAGAGGCACTGAGTAAAGG TTTCCTCGTCAAGTCCCACAATGAATCCATTGGATATAACACCAAGTGGTGGAACAGCGTTGAAAATGAAGCATCCTACATCAACTTCAACAACCCGGCCGCTGTTGAATGGTTTCGGTTACGACTTAAAGAACTGCAAGAGCAAGGGATCGACAGTTTCAAATTTGATGCCGGTGAACCGAGCTGGGCTCCTGCCGATCCCGATGTCGAGGGCTCGAAAGTCTTGTCTCCGACGAGCTTAACCACCAACTATGTGCGTATGTGTGCCGAGCTAGGTCCGATGATCGAAATCCGAACCGGCTGGACGACCCAGGATTTGCCGGTATTTGTTAGGATGATTGATCTGGACACACGTTGGGGAATGAATAACGGATTGCAATCGCTGATTCCAACCATGCTGCAGATGAACCTCAACGGATATCCGTTCGTCCTGCCAGACATGATTGGGGGAAACGTCTACGGAGACGATATATTGACGAAGGAACTTTTCGTCAGATGGCTGCAGGCGAATACATTCATGCCCAGTATGCAGTTTTCGAAAACGCCGTGGGATATTGATGAGGAG AGCATTGAGTTGACTCGTGTTTTCACACAGCTGCACGAAGATTATTCTGACTATATTTTACAGCGCATGAGAATAACGGTCACTGAGGGAACTCCCGTGAACCCACCCATCTGGTGGTTAGATCCGGATGACGAAGAGGCGTTGAAAATCAGCGATG AATATctcctcggtgaggacatccTGGTGGCACCGGTTTTAACTGAATTTGCAACGACCCGTGATGTGTACCTGCCAGGGGGCACTTGGCGAGACGGAAATACCAATCATATTTACGAGGGGGGCCAATGGATACGTATGTATCCGGCCCCAATCAATATATTGCCCTATTTCATCAAAAGCACGTTCCAAATGAGGTAA